A genomic stretch from Vanrija pseudolonga chromosome 6, complete sequence includes:
- the bms1 gene encoding Ribosome biogenesis protein bms1, whose protein sequence is MEKPHKAHQKPSAGSKLEKKDKAKGVDRSAVKGYNPKAFTSQSWRSANLAARRTAEKDQKRLHVPLVNRNPEERKVTGEKGKGMDEGAMPPPPFIVGIVGPPGVGKTTLLRSLVRRYTKNNLADPQGPITVVSGKTRRITFVECGNDLNSMIDLGKVVDLVLLMIDGSFGFEMETFEFLNVLQAHGFPKVIGLLTHLDLIKKQQTLKDTKKRIKQRFWTEIYDGAKLFSLSGVMNGRYPDAEINLLARFMSVVKFRPLVFRNQHPYLLADRIQDLTPREAVRANPKIDRTITLYGYLRGPNLPARNAKIHIPGAGDLEVKEVERLGDPCPLPTLESERRRRMGEKAKLIHAPMSDVGGVMYDKDAVYVNVLGSFSKDGDQPKGEGEQMVMDLQDANETLAEGIAKSEIRLFNSSSAPLSADQGKRERRRAEPRSGGPILGADEDEDDFDDEYDEDDERDGGRFEEVDDDEGGDVDYAGSDSDNDDLELATGFEQDGGRVNLSDDEYDGDEPEAEFDEEEEDDDDEDVPRWKVNMSERAAQGFTERMQRRRNLMGLIYGDELSPDEIAAGKTRPSSADAESSAMAIAHDGLVRVSGGNNAGDDGDQVKVDFDPRELEAKWANEELLDSLQGLFISARMGEEGEDGLPYEEAGDDFEDLEGEDGDGDDAVPYVGVKPAGADDVAAAREEAMARKKKALAAKFDEQYDGGSDDEEGAGMDFYDTQKAEMARQRQLNEAEFEGMDIDARAQIEGYRSGMYVRLEIENVPCELIEHFDPHFPIIVGGLLAAEERFGYVTVRIKRHRWFTKTLKTNNPLIFSLGWRRFQSLPIYHLDDHSIRNRLLKYTPEHMHCHATFYGPVSAPNTGFCAFNSLASDAPGFRISATGVVLDIDRSTKIVKKLKLTGTPYKIFKNTAFIKDMFNSALEVAKFEGANIRTVSGIRGQVKRALAKPEGCYRATFEDKILMSDIVFLRAWYSIEPKKLYNPVTSLLLADKKGWQGMRLTGQIRRDEGVDTPLDPNSAYGKIERSTRRFNPLKIPRKLQADLPYASKPKILKAQTKPTYMQSRAVVLGDEEKKAVALLQQIQSLRKDKVQRRKDKQEERRAEHRKEVENSEDRRNEKIRAERRERLRTEAIKRKHQEETAGGAGKRRKKA, encoded by the exons ATGGAGAAGCCGCACAAGGCTCACCAAAAGCCTTCAGCGGGCtccaagctcgagaagaaggacaaggcAAAGGGCGTCGACCGCTCAGCCGTCAAGGGCTACAACCCCAAG gccTTCACATCGCAGTCATGGCGGTCGGCCAACCTggcagcgcggcgcaccgccgagAAGGACCAGAAGCGCCTCCATGTGCCGCTTGTCAACCGTAAccccgaggagcgcaaggtgacgggcgagaagggcaaggggaTGGACGAGGGTGCcatgcccccgccgccgttcaTTGTCGGCATTGTCGGCCCGCCTGGCGTCGGCAAGACCACCctgctccgctcgctcgtccgCCGTTACACCAAGAacaacctcgccgacccgCAGGGCCCAATCACCGTCGTCTCGGGCAAGACGCGCCGCATCACGTTCGTCGAGTGCGGCAACGACCTCAACTCGATGatcgacctcggcaaggtcgtcgaccttgttCTGTTGATGATTGACGGCTCGTTTGGCTTCGAGATGGAGACGTTCGAGTTCCTCAACGTCCTCCAGGCGCATGGTTTCCCCAAGGTCATCGGCCTGTTGACCCACCTCGACCTGATCAAGAAGCAGCAGACGCTCAAGGACACCAAGAAGCGGATCAAGCAGCGTTTCTGGACTGAAATCtacgacggcgccaagctcTTCTCGCTCTCGGGAGTCATGAACGGACGctaccccgacgccgagatcaacctcctcgcgcgcttcATGTCGGTCGTCAAGTTCCGCCCCCTCGTCTTCCGCAACCAGCACCCGTACCTCCTCGCGGACCGAATCCAGGACctgacgccgcgcgaggccgtgcgcgcgAACCCCAAGATCGACCGCACGATCACGCTGTACGGCTATCTCCGCGGTCCCAACCTCCCGGCACGCAACGCCAAGATCCATATCCCCGGTGcaggcgacctcgaggtcaaggaggtcgagcggctcggcgacccgtgcccgctgccgacgctcgagagcgagcgccgccgccgtatgggcgagaaggccaagctcaTCCACGCGCCCATgagcgacgtcggcggcgtcatgtacgacaaggacgccgtGTACGTCAACGTCCTCGGCTCGTTCTCCAAGGACGGCGACCAGCCcaagggcgagggtgagCAGATGGTCATGGACCTGCAGGACGCGAACGAGACCCTGGCCGAGGGTATCGCCAAGTCGGAGATCCGCCTGTTCAACTCGTCATCGGCCCCGCTCAGCGCCGACCAGGGCAAGCGGGAGAGGAGGCGTGCCGAGCCGCGTTCGGGTGGCCCGATCCTGGGCGctgatgaggacgaggacgactttgacgacgagtacgacgaggatgatgagcGCGATGGCGGCCGCttcgaggaggtcgacgacgacgagggcggcgacgtcgactaCGCTGGATCCGACTcggacaacgacgacctcgaaCTGGCTACTGGCTTCGAGCAGGACGGTGGACGAGTCAACCTCTCtgacgacgagtacgacggcgacgagcctgaggccgagtttgacgaggaggaggaggacgacgacgacgaggacgtgccCCGCTGGAAGGTCAACATGAGCGAGCGTGCCGCGCAGGGCTTCACCGAGCGCATGCAGCGCCGGCGTAACCTCATGGGCTTGATctacggcgacgagctgtcACCCGACGAGATTGCCGCTGGCAAGACGCGTCCTTCATCTGCGGACGCCGAGTCATCGGCCATGGCGATCGCGCACGACGGTTTGGTGCGCGTGAGCGGTGGCAACaacgctggcgacgacggtgaccAGGTCAAGGTCGACTTTGACCCCCGCGAGCTGGAAGCCAAGTGGGCCAacgaggagctcctcgactCGCTGCAGGGCCTCTTCATCTCTGCCCgcatgggcgaggagggtgaggacgGCCTGCCAtacgaggaggccggcgacgactttgaggacctcgagggcgaggacggcgacggagaCGACGCGGTCCCGTACGTCGGTGTCAAGCctgccggtgccgacgacgtggccGCTGCCCGCGAGGAGGCCATGGCgcgcaagaagaaggcaCTCGCGGCCAAGTTTGACGAGCAGTACGACGGTGGctcggacgacgaagagggcGCCGGCATGGACTTTTACGACACGCAAAAGGCGGAAATGGCGCGCCAGCGACAGCTCAACGAAGCCGAGTTTGAGGGCATGGACATTGACGCCCGTGCCCAAATCGAGGGCTACCGCTCGGGCATGTACGTCCGCCTCGAGATTGAGAACGTGCCCTGCGAGCTCATTGAGCACTTTGACCCCCACTTCCCGATCATTGTCGGTGGTCTTCTtgctgccgaggagcgctTCGGCTACGTCACGGTCCGTATCAAGCGCCACCGTTGGTTCACCAAGACGCTCAAGACCAACAACCCGCTCATCTTCTCGCTGGGCTGGCGCCGGTTCCAGTCGCTGCCAATCtaccacctcgacgaccactCGATCCGAAACCGCCTGCTCAAGTACACTCCCGAGCACATGCACTGTCACGCAACGTTCTACGGACCCGTATCGGCGCCCAACACTGGTTTCTGCGCGTTCAACTCgctcgccagcgacgcccCGGGTTTCCGTATCAGTGCGaccggcgtcgtgctcgacatTGACCGCTCGACCAAGATTGTCAAGAAGCTCAAGCTCACGGGTACGCCGTACAAGATCTTCAAGAACACAGCTTTCATCAAGGATATGTTCaactcggcgctcgaggtggcCAAGTTTGAGGGTGCCAACATCCGCACCGTGTCCGGCATTCGTGGTCAGGTGAAGCGCGCGCTTGCCAAGCCCGAGGGCTGCTACCGTGCCACATTCGAGGACAAGATTCTCATGTCGGATATCGTCTTCCTCCGCGCGTGGTACTCCATCGAGCCTAAGAAGCTGTACAACCCCGTGACGTCGCTGCTACTCGCCGACAAGAAGGGCTGGCAGGGTATGCGCCTCACGGGCCAGatccgccgcgacgagggtgTCGACACGCCGCTGGACCCCAACTCGGCGTACGGCAAGATTGAGCGCAGCACGCGCCGCTTCAACCCGCTCAAGATCCCGCGCAAGCTGCAGGCGGACCTGCCGTACGCTTCCAAGCCCAAGATCCTCAAGGCGCAAACCAAGCCCACGTACATGcagtcgcgcgccgtcgtgctcggcgacgaggagaagaaggccgtcgcgctgctccaGCAGATCCAGAGCCTgcgcaaggacaaggtccAGCGCCGCAAGGATAAGCAGGAGGAGCGGAGGGCCGAGCACCGCAAGGAGGTGGAGAACTCGGAGGACAGGCGAAACGAGAAGATTCGCGCTgagaggagggagaggcTGCGCACCGAGGCTATCAAGCGCAAGCACCAGGAGGAgacggccggcggcgctggcaaGAGGAGGAAAAAGGCATAG
- the NOP9 gene encoding Nucleolar protein 9 has protein sequence MPKEQIRKRGKRKTKQEDEFVPKAAAPAVPEPVAANDDAAASGGIHPSRLAFMKTGVRPPPPPKPEGGEGDAQEGVQEDGAADWTRGPRHESEFPFGPLDPDVKAYFRNVEEQVKDWEGAGVGEENAGEEREDRQLFLTSVLNELRGHELQVATDPETAVVLERLLPSLNDWGRRVVGDSVGEGWETLVRHRFGSHVAQTWLTLAAGTLDREVGRAGDECKCAELTCQARGIYPPQHAEQRAKAEGTDEGTLPTMAELVTTLTDALLPVLPVILISQFASPVVRLLLLVLTPNRALPSLDGADSGANLIRSKRSGKFRKGQGVQGKSILGDEQQPKGKGKEREGRDVPAAVAALRGKIRAEVMARVSGVEWQSMGVDKVGSAAVQLLLEVEVADSDAEKEGSLLDIITEGLVAHLHADPDADLPEAKPFLSALQVSSTGTRLFEALLRLSPEPVFQALWFTYFDGKIGKLAQHPYANFAVGVGVSRLNAGAAKAAVGEVQAVSGGRGLIKTARTSVLLALVERATALGDADVATAVVGLIKSALDLGDHADALVPALMALKTYPIYEAIRTGAEVPDDEEVPADAVDKDAEAQATATARRSAWENRRNTRPRGQLEPNMQGCLLLQALVALPTGNIPVLDSLFAQPTDTLLAYAKSPIASHLLDKVLTSPAVPAKYRRKLYLGFVGRYAELADDRLGSRVADTVWDTADGYMREKIARSLIPDATTLANSQFGRFLSRRLDLHLLQRRPDEWRAAQIGVKHHFAHQKEAEAKPVPAPAPVAAEVKAEPSAEDEAAARKAEKRKWRKEREEKDEIDELFASSEKSKKKKSKRV, from the exons ATGCCGAAGGAACAGATCCGCAAGCGCGGCAAGAGGAAGACAAAgcaggaggacgagtttgtgcccaaggcggcggcgccggccgtgcCCGAGCCGGTGGctgccaacgacgacgccgcggcctcgggcggcATCCATCCCTCCCGACTGGCGTTCATGAAGACTGGCGTgcggccgcctccgccgcccaagcctgagggcggggagggagaCGCACAAGAAGGTGTACAagaggacggcgcggccgactGGACCCGCGGCCCGCGCCACGAGTCCGAGTTCCCCTTCGGCCCGCTCGACCCAGACGTCAAGGCGTACTTCCGTaacgtcgaggagcaggtcaAGGACTGGGAGGGggccggggtgggggaggagaatgcgggggaggagcgcgagg ACCGCCAGCTGTTCCTCACTTCAGTGCTCAACGAACTCCGGGGCCACGAGCTCCAAGTCGCCACTGACCCGGAAACGGCCGTCGTGCTTGAGCGCCTCCTGCCGTCGCTCAACGACTGGGGACGCCGTGTGGTCGGCGACTCTGTCGGCGAGGGGTGGGAGACGCTCGTGCGCCACCGGTTCGGGAGCCACGTCGCGCAGACTTGGCTCACGCTTGCGGCGGGCACGCTGGACCGCGAGGTGGGTCGCGCGGGGGACGAGTGCAAGTGTGCGGAGCTGACGTGCCAGGCCCGAGGCATCTACCCGCCCCAGcatgccgagcagcgcgcaaAAGCCGAGGGCACGGACGAGGGCACGCTGCCTACcatggccgagctggtcACGACCCTCAcggacgcgctgctgccggtgcTGCCAGTGATCCTCATATCGCAGttcgcgtcgcccgtcgtccgcctgctcctgctggTGCTTACGCCGAACCGCGCCCTGCCGTCGCTCGACGGTGCCGACTCCGGCGCCAACCTCATCCGCTCGAAGCGTTCCGGCAAGTTCAGGAAGGGCCAGGGCGTGCAGGGCAAGTCgatcctcggcgacgagcagcagccaaagggcaagggcaaggagcgcgagggccgcgacgtGCCCGCGGCTGTGGCCGCGCTGCGGGGCAAGATCCGCGCAGAGGTCATGGCGCGTGTGAGCGGTGTCGAGTGGCAGAGCATGGGcgtcgacaaggtcggcagcgccgctgtgcagctgctgctcgaggtcgaggtggcggacagcgacgcggagaaggagggcagCTTGTTGGATATCATCACCGAGGGGCTGGTGGCGCATCTGC acgccgaccccgacgccgacctgccAGAGGCCAAGCCGTTCCTCTCGGCCCTGCAGGTCTCGTCGACCGGCACGCGCCTCTTCGAggccctcctccgcctgtCCCCGGAGCCCGTGTTCCAGGCGCTGTGGTTCACCTACTTTGACGGCAAGAtcggcaagctcgcgcagcacccGTACGCCAACTTTGCTGTCGGTGTTGGTGTCTCGCGCTTGAACGCGGGGGCCGCTAAGGCCGCCGTTGGGGAGGTGCAGGCTGTGTCTGGTGGTCGCGGGTTGATCAAGACTGCGCGTACTTCGGTGCTGCTAGCGCTCGTGGAGCGCGCTacggccctcggcgacgccgacgtcgcgacCGCCGTGGTCGGGCTCATCAAGTCCGCGCTTGATCTCGGtgaccacgccgacgcgctcgtcccCGCGCTCATGGCCCTCAAGACATACCCCATCTACGAGGCGATCCGTACCGGCGCCGAagtgcccgacgacgaggaggtgcccgccgacgcggtcgacaaggacgccgaggcgcaggcgacggccacggcccgccgctcggcgtgggAGAACCGCCGTAATACCCGTCCccgcggccagctcgagcccAACATGCAGGGCTGTTTACTCCTccaggcgctcgtcgccctgcCCACCGGCAACATCCCCGTGCTCGACAGCCTGTTCGCACAGCCGACCGACACGCTGCTTGCGTACGCCAAGAGCCCGATCGCGtcccacctcctcgacaaggtgCTCACGTCGCCTGCCGTGCCGGCAAAGTACCGCCGCAAGCTGTACCTCGGCTTTGTGGGGCGGtatgccgagctcgccgacgaccggctcggctcgcgcGTGGCCGACACGGTGTGGGACACGGCAGACGGATACATGCGCGAGAAGATTGCGCGGAGCTTAATccccgacgcgacgacgctggcgaACAGCCAGTTTGGTCGCTTCCTCTCGCGCCGGCTCGACCTGCACCTCCTCCAGCGGAGGCCGGACGAGTGGCGCGCGGCCCAGATTGGCGTCAAGCACCACTTTGCCCACCAGAAGGAGGCGGAGGCCAAGcccgtgccggcgccggcgccagtggcagccgaggtcaaggctgAGCCTtctgccgaggacgaggccgccgcgcggaaAGCGGAAAAGCGCAAGTggcgcaaggagcgcgaggagaaggacgagatcgacgagcTGTTCGCTTCTTCCGAGAAgagcaagaagaagaagagcaagCGGGTAtag
- the TSF1 gene encoding Elongation factor Ts, mitochondrial → MLGLSLRNAAAPTLRVFSTSSVTANAAAAAPKVPVALIAKLRKTHPVPMSQAREALEKSNLDVDAAIAYLTSATSASALKKADKVASRTTDEGTIAVSLLGGRRVSIVQLACETDFVARNDVFLSAARGIAETAAFLDVPSDTPDVPLPAGADPIQTFPVDALLSAPLISLPEGGAQPAADEAKTVKQVLLASLAQTSENLKLVRAASFAAPFPGSPAVRFVPGAYTHGGAGTTGKVGGVVVLRVESSSDKPISTLVALPAGEELDKKLQALARSLARQVVGFPTKAVSPGDGVAEEEALLTQQAMMLGSDKPVADVVADFGKENGVNVEVVSIRRWSTEDELAPPAETKTEA, encoded by the coding sequence ATGCTCGGCCTCTCCCTGCGCAAcgcagcagcgccgacatTGCGCGTTTTCTCAACGTCGTCGGTCaccgccaacgccgcggccgcagcgCCCAAGGTGCCCGTCGCGCTCATTGCCAAGCTGCGCAAGACGCACCCCGTGCCCATGTcgcaggcgcgcgaggcgctggaaAAGTCCAACCTCGACGTTGACGCCGCGATCGCGTACCTCACGAGCGCTacgtcggcttcggcgctGAAAAAGGCCGACAAGGTGGCCAGCCGCACCACCGACGAAGGCACCATCGCCGTGTCCCTCCTCGGCGGAAGACGGGTGTCGATCGTCCAGCTGGCGTGCGAGACCGACTTTGTCGCCCGCAACGACGTCTTCCTGTCCGCTGCGCGCGGAatcgccgagacggccgccttcctcgacgtGCCGAGCGATACGCCCGACGTCCCGCTCCCCGCTGGCGCGGACCCGATCCAGACGTTCCCCGTCGACGCCCTGCTGTCGGCCCCGCTCATCTCGCTGCCtgagggcggcgcgcagcccgccgccgacgaggccaagacGGTCAAGCAGGTGCTCCTTGCGTCGCTCGCGCAGACGAGCGAGAACCTCAAGCTCGTGCGTGCCGCGAGCTTTGCCGCGCCGTTCCCCGGCTCGCCAGCCGTCCGCTTCGTGCCCGGAGCGTACACGCACGGTGGGGCCGGCACGaccggcaaggtcggcggTGTGGTTGTGCTTCGCGTGGAGAGCTCGTCCGACAAGCCAATCTCCACGCTGGTTGCTCTTCCAgctggcgaggagctcgacaagaagctccaggcgctggcgcgcagcCTTGCACGCCAGGTCGTCGGCTTCCCCACCAAGGCGGTCAGCCCAGGCGAcggtgtcgccgaggaggaggcgctccTCACCCAGCAGGCCATGAtgctcggcagcgacaagcctgtcgccgacgtcgtcgcggacTTTGGCAAGGAGAACGGCGTcaacgtcgaggtcgtgagCATCAGGCGCTGGagcaccgaggacgagctcgcaccgcccgccgagACCAAGACCGAGGCGTAA
- the SPBC1718.04 gene encoding putative acyltransferase has translation MYAGFVYDFLIVFWRLVVLNIFFREIRPRGAWNIPKTGPVIFIAAPHANQFLDPLLLFTEVRKESGRRVSMLTAAKSMERAFIGFIARLFNSIPVSRAADYAKTGAGTVRLSDDSPHVLLGKDTKFTTQVKPRSQIVLPKNLGYATCAIEEVISDTEIRIKGEFTVPSKDGNSNIKATNRVREGQGEGVGYKILPHIDQDKTFGAVFQALNKGGCIGIFPEGGSHDRTDFLPLKAGFSIMALGAMATHPGLDVKIVPVGLSYFNAHKFRSRAVVEFGTPITVDAELVAMYKQGGAKKREACGKLLEQAHDGLRAVTLRAPDFETLQVIQAARRLYRVPGQHLSLGQTVQLSKYFMEGYLHYQHEPGIIELRERVLKYNRLLRDMGIADHQVERASNRSIQSLLLLLYRTGLLLWWGLLSLPGVILHAPVFILAKVISHKKAKEALAASSVKIQGRDVLATWKVLVSLAVVPALYLVYTITATVVAYKYDLFPTWRQWLPVVMFCLLPSLGYAALKFGEAGMDVFKSLRPLFLSLWPGNQREVRKLKEMREELINDISEKVAEFGPKLYENFDKTRMLPNATTQKSKNVESSVLSHPILWLDERIFGWNRRGSAIESWEQSPGGRSEPPTAPGSPHDSDVEEEDPDVDYDDILAVVETKRRNGGPASPRKRAGRSYSDLTQARLQPTTPSSPLAQNPLSLAGADLEDGEGEGGLRLRSKKTNGNALGLDVAK, from the exons ATGTACGCAGGCTTCGTTT ACGACTTTCTCATCGTCTTCtggcgcctcgtcgtgctcaacATCTTCTTCCGCGAGATCAG gCCACGAGGCGCTTGGAACATCCCCAAGACGGGCCCCGTCATCTTCATCGCCGCTCCTCATGCCAACCAGTTCCTcgaccccctcctcctcttcacaGAGGTTAGAAAGGAGTCGGGCCGCCGCGTGTCCATGTTGACCGCGGCCAAG AGCATGGAGCGCGCCTTCATTGGCTTCATTGCCCGCCTCTTCAACAGTA tCCCCGTCTCTCGCGCTGCCGACTATGCCAAGACTGGCGCCGGCACTGTCCGCCTGTCCGACGACTCGCCCCACGttctcctcggcaaggacaCAAAGTTCACGACCCAGGTCAAGCCCAGATCGCAGATCGTCCTCCCCAAGAACCTTGGCTACGCCACCTGCGCCATCGAGGAGGTCATCTCGGACACGGAGATCCGCATCAAGGGCGAGTTCACCGTCCCCTCCAAGGACGGCAACAGCAACATCAAGGCCACGAACCGCGTCCGCGAGGGccagggcgagggcgtcggctACAAGATCCTCCCCCACATTGACCAGGACAAGACCTTTGGCGCCGTCTTCCAGGCGCTCAACAAGGGCGGCTGCATCGGCATCTTCCCCGAGGGCGGCTCGCACGACCGCACCGACTTCCTCCCCCTCAAGGCTGGCTTCTCCATCatggccctcggcgccatggccacgcaccccggcctcgacgtcaagaTTGTCCCCGTCGGTCTCTCGTACTTCAACGCCCACAAGTTCCGCTCAagggccgtcgtcgagttTGGCACCCCTATTACtgttgacgccgagctcgtcgccatgtacaagcagggcggcgccaagaagcgcgaggcatgcggcaagctcctcgagcaggcccaCGACGGTCTCCGCGCCGTCACCCTCCGTGCCCCCGACTTTGAGACTCTCCAG GTTATCcaggccgcccgccgcctctaCCGCGTCCCCGGCCAGCACCTCTCCCTCGGCCAGACTGTCCAGCTCAGCAAGTACTTCATGGAGGGCTACCTCCACTACCAGCACGAGCCTGGAATCATCGAgctccgcgagcgcgtcctcaaGTACAACCGTCTCCTTCGTGACATGGGCATCGCCGACCaccaggtcgagcgcgcgtcTAACCGCTCTATCCAGtcccttctccttctcctctaCCGCACCGGTCTCCTTCTCTGGTGGGgtctcctctccctccccggTGTCATTCTCCACGCCCCCGTCTTCATTCTCGCCAAGGTCATCTCTcacaagaaggccaaggaggccctcgccgcctcgagcgtcaAGATCCAGGGCCGTGACGTTCTCGCCACCTGGAAGGtcctcgtctcgctcgccgtcgtccccgccctCTACCTCGTCTACACCATCACCGCTACCGTAGTCGCCTACAAGTACGACCTCTTCCCCACCTGGCGCCAGTGGCTCCCCGTTGTCATGTTCTGTCTCCTCCCTTCGCTCGGCTACGCCGCTCTCAAGTTTGGTGAGGCTGGCATGGACGTCTTCAAGTCGCTCCGCCCTCTGTTTCTCTCGCTCTGGCCCGGAAACCAGCGCGAGGtccgcaagctcaaggagatgcgcgaggagctcatCAACGACATTTCCGAGAAGGTCGCCGAGTTCGGCCCCAAGCTCTACGAAAACTTTGACAAGACCCGCATGCTACCCAACGCCACGACCCAAAAGTCCAAGAATGTCGAGTCTTCGGTCCTGTCGCACCCCATTCtctggctcgacgagcgcatcTTTGGCTGGAACCGCAGGGGTTCGGCCATCGAGTCCTGGGAGCAGTCGCCCGGTGGCCGCTCCGAGCCTCCTACCGCTCCCGGCAGTCCCCACGACTCGGacgttgaggaggaggacccCGATGTCGACTACGATGACAttctcgctgtcgtcgagacCAAGCGCCGCAACGGCGGACCTGCCTCGCCCCGCAAACGTGCTGGCCGCTCCTACAGCGACCTCACCCAGGCTCGCCTCCAGCCCACGACCCCTTCATCTCCTCTGGCCCAGAACCCTCTAAgcctcgctggcgccgacctcgaggacggcgagggtgagggtggcCTGCGCCTGCGTTCCAAGAAGACGAATGGCAACGCTCTCGGCCTTGACGTGGCAAAGTAA
- the TIM22 gene encoding Mitochondrial import inner membrane translocase subunit TIM22: protein MQHPLMAPVYLPGTEPYPPGTTEEEKQNFRDQVKWGKWMNTAMESCPLKVVMAGGAGFAFGGFVSLMSATFAYEDPLSRASQHVTGTRAQTVYMFKEMGKNMYSQGKGFAKVGALYSGIECCIEGYRAKNDIYNGLSAGFVSGAILARNAGPMAMLGGGAAFAAFSGAIDLYLRKAPSEEP, encoded by the exons ATGCAGCACCCCCTCATGGCACCAGTCTACCTCCCCGGCACCGAGCCGTACCCGCCCGGcacgaccgaggaggagaagcagAACTTTCGCGACCAGGTCAAGTGGGGCAAGTGGATGAACACGGCCATGGAGAGCTGTCCGTTGAAGGTGGTCATGGCGGGTGGTGCAG GCTTCGCATTCGGTGGTTTCGTCTCCCTCATGTCCGCGACCTTTGCGTACGAGGACCCGCTGTCCCGCGCGTCGCAGCACGTGacgggcacgcgcgcgcagacaGTCTACATGTTCAAGGAGATGGGCAAGAACATGTACAGCCAGGGAAAGGGGTTCGCcaaggtcggcgcgctgtACTCTGGCATCGAGTGCTGTATCGAGGGG TACCGCGCAAAGAACGACATCTACAACGGCCTCTCGGCAGGCTTCGTGTCCGGCGCCATCCTCGCGCGCAACGCCGGCCCGATGGCCatgctgggcggcggggcggcctTCGCAGCGTTTTCCGGCGCGATCGACCTGTACCTCCGCAAGGCGCCCTCTGAGGAGCCCTAG